One window from the genome of Lepisosteus oculatus isolate fLepOcu1 chromosome 25, fLepOcu1.hap2, whole genome shotgun sequence encodes:
- the LOC138225071 gene encoding transcription factor HES-5-like — protein sequence MAPTVTAAMGYSKEHMTLAIKLRKPIVEKMRRDRINSSIEQLRQLLDQQPDSKLEKADILEMTVCYLRRHSQRQPVSAPSGPSAESEGYSRCVQEIKRFLSQDGTKVESQGRLLNHFQNAQLSLDKSSCQSVLPQLSSPVHHTTIKGETQANTILWRPW from the exons ATGGCACCTACAGTCACTGCAGCAATGGGCTATTCGAAGGAGCACATGACTCTGGCCATCAAG CTGAGAAAGCCGATAGTGGAGAAGATGCGCCGAGATCGCATCAACAGCAGCATCGAGCAGCTCAGGCAGCTCCTGGACCAGCAGCCGGATTCCAAGCTGGAAAAAGCCGACATCCTGGAAATGACGGTCTGCTACCTGAGGCGGCACAGCCAGCGCCAGCCCGTGAGCGCCCCCTCTGGGCCCTCAGCTGAAAGTGAAGGCTACTCCAGGTGTGTCCAAGAAATCAAGCGCTTCCTCTCCCAGGATGGGACGAAGGTGGAGTCCCAGGGAAGACTGCTGAACCATTTCCAGAACGCACAGCTTTCCTTGGATAAGAGCAGCTGTCAGAGTGTCCTGCCTCAGCTGAGCtccccagtccatcacaccacCATCAAAGGAGAGACTCAGGCTAACACAATCCTCTGGAGGCCCTGGTAG
- the LOC138225037 gene encoding transcription factor HES-5-like — translation MAPTVTAAMGYSKEHMTLAIKLRKPIVEKMRRDRINSSIEQLRQLLDQQPDSKLEKADILEMTVCYLRRHSQRQPVSAPSGPSAKSEGYSRCVQEIKRFLSQDGTKVESQGRLLNHFQNAQLSLDKSSCQSVLPQLSSPVHHTTITEKPLGKSALWRPW, via the exons ATGGCACCTACAGTCACTGCAGCAATGGGCTATTCGAAGGAGCACATGACTCTGGCCATCAAG CTGAGAAAGCCGATAGTGGAGAAGATGCGCCGAGATCGCATCAACAGCAGCATCGAGCAGCTCAGGCAGCTCCTGGACCAGCAGCCGGATTCCAAGCTGGAAAAAGCCGACATCCTGGAAATGACGGTCTGCTACCTGAGGCGGCACAGCCAGCGCCAGCCCGTGAGCGCCCCCTCTGGGCCCTCAGCCAAAAGTGAAGGCTACTCCAGGTGTGTCCAAGAAATCAAGCGCTTCCTCTCCCAGGATGGGACGAAGGTGGAGTCCCAGGGAAGACTGCTGAACCATTTCCAGAATGCACAGCTTTCCTTGGATAAGAGCAGCTGTCAGAGTGTCCTGCCTCAGCTGAGCtccccagtccatcacaccacCATCACAGAAAAGCCTCTGGGAAAGAGTGCCCTCTGGCGGCCCTGGTAG